One segment of Arvicanthis niloticus isolate mArvNil1 chromosome 5, mArvNil1.pat.X, whole genome shotgun sequence DNA contains the following:
- the Mul1 gene encoding mitochondrial ubiquitin ligase activator of NFKB 1, whose product MENGARPSLGQVLLLGTSSMVTAVLYSIYRQKAQVSQELKGAKKIHLGEDLKGILSEAPGKCVPYAVIEGAVRSVKETLNSQFVENCKGVIQRLTLQEHKMVWNRTTHLWNDYSKIIHQRTNTVPFDLVPHEDDVSVSVRVLKPLDSVDLGLETVYEKFHPSVQSFTDAIGHYISGERPKGIQETEEMLKVGATLTGIGELVLDNNSVRLQPPKQGMQYYLSSQDFHSLLHRQESSVRLWKVLVLVFGFATCATLFFILRKQYLHRQERLRQQQLQEEFLEHEAHLLSQATPEDRESLKSACVVCLSSFKSCVFLECGHVCSCRQCYLALPEPKRCPICRREITRVIPLYNS is encoded by the exons ATGGAGAACGGAGCGCGGCCGTCGCTCGgccaggtcctcctgttgggcaCCAGTTCGATGGTCACCGCCGTACTGTACTCCATATATCGGCAGAAGGCCCAGGTCTCCCAGGAACTCAAG GGAGCTAAGAAGATTCATTTGGGTGAAGATTTAAAGGGCATTCTATCAGAAGCACCGGGAAAGTGTGTGCCTTATGCTGTCATTGAAG GAGCTGTGCGGTCTGTCAAAGAAACACTCAACAGCCAGTTTGTGGAAAACTGCAAGGGGGTGATTCAGCGGCTGACCCTTCAGGAGCATAAGATGGTGTGGAACCGAACAACCCACCTTTG GAATGACTATTCCAAGATCATTCACCAGAGGACTAACACTGTGCCCTTTGACCTCGTGCCCCATGAGGACgacgtgtctgtgtctgtgcgaGTGCTGAAGCCTTTGGACTCCGTGGATCTGGGCCTAGAGACTGTGTATGAGAAGTTCCACCCCTCTGTGCAGTCCTTCACTGATGCCATCGGCCACTACATCAGTGGGGAGCGGCCCAAAGGcatccaggagacagaggagatgcTGAAGGTGGGAGCCACCCTCACGGGGATTGGTGAGCTGGTTCTGGATAACAACTCTGTCCGCCTGCAGCCCCCCAAGCAAGGCATGCAGTACTATCTGAGCAGCCAGGACTTTCACAGCCTGCTGCACAGGCAGGAGTCGAGTGTCCGGCTCTGGAAGGTTCTGGTCCTGGTGTTCGGCTTTGCCACCTGTGCCACCCTCTTCTTCATCCTGAGGAAGCAGTACCTTCATCGGCAGGAGCGCCTGCGCCAGCAGCAGCTCCAGGAAGAGTTCCTGGAACATGAGGCCCACTTGCTGAGCCAAGCCACGCCTGAGGACAGGGAGAGTCTGAAGAGTGCCTGTGTTGTGTGTCTGAGTAGCTTCAAGTCCTGTGTCTTCCTCGAGTGTGGGCACGTGTGTTCCTGCCGCCAGTGTTACCTTGCTTTGCCAGAGCCCAAGAGGTGCCCGATCTGTCGGCGGGAGATCACCAGGGTGATACCCCTGTATAACAGTTAG